The sequence TCAATCCATCACATCTTTTCAGTTGTCGCCAATACCATCACATATTTGGTGCCAGCTTAATAAAGTGACATCAcccatgattttctttttattttattgacTACAAAACATATCCCAAAATACAATGGTCATCCAGACATTGGTTCTGAATGCACCAGCAAatgcaaaaaaataaaatcacatctaTCCACACCGAATAAATATCACTGCACCACACTCTTTCACACACTCACTCTATATTAAACCATTTGCACTTCCAATTCACTCACTGTACAAAGTCATCATatgttcattttcaccttcattcCAATACAGAAATCCAAGCCCAAAGATAATTTATATTGGAAAAAGGCAATAAAAGAAAGCAGGTAATATACTGCTGGACATAATTCACTGGTGCATGGCTGCTGGGTTCCTTGCAAGCAAATTATAATGCTGTAGTATGTGTTTTGTCGAAGTAATGAATGAAATATTTGGTAAGTACTCATTTCTGAAATTAGCGGTGTTTCTCTTCTGCATGGTTTTCCCCTTCTTTAGAGATATCAAGAAAACTAGGTTCCATTCCTAGTCTACAGTGAATGTTCCTATCACCTACGTGTAACAGGGTACTGAGTAGCCACTTAACTATGAACCATGTTCATAGTACACATAAATTTGGCAGATAACCTTCCTTTTATGCAAATAAAATGGAGGAAACATGCCTTTAGAAAATTTTCCAgttaattccttttctaattcagcCTGATTTAGAATttacattcattaaaaaaatactaaatggGTGAAATGTCTAAAAATTCAAGCCAAGTCCATGTTTGATAATTAGAAAAGTTTCCAATTGCATCTCGAGTACATATGGTTTAAATTATGTCACTGTTGTCCTTTTCTGGTTGGTCAacaatttcatttattttcaaataGATCTGATGTAAGGAAAATGTAACGCTGTTCTTCATAACTGATATGTTGAATACTTATGCCATTTTGTATTTCACCTAACTGGACATACAGTCCAAATTGGCTTTAAAAATCACAATATAAACATCTGAAGCAGGTGAATCAACATGGGTTGTCACCTGGAAATGAGAATGGACAGGTAACACATCATTTCAATGTATCCAAATGCATCATCCCAGTTTTGCATTTGTTTCTTCCATTCTAAATGTGAGGAACACATACAGCAGGCATCCGAGCTTAACAGAGCCATTATGGCGTTCTTCCTTCAGCACGTCAGGAACTCCTGAATTCATGACAGCAAATGCACCCAGTTCCAATGATAAATCTGTTAAAGTTATCCCTGatctcaaaataaataaattcctgTTCAACATCCCTATGAAAACAAGTTTTTCACCTCAGACTTTTTTTTGGAGTGCAAATAGGGTGCTTACCAAAAAGAAGAGCGAtcaacttagatttttttttaaatgaaaaaaaattggagaagcaGCAGACAACTGAGGCAAACACGAGAGGTAATAAACTTCTCCATTTGTCAGTCATGTTGCTGTAAACTCTGATTCATCTGTGCAAAACCTGTCTTGTGTTAGGTCGAACTATCGATAAAAAGCAAATTGCTATATTTGCATTCCTCACAATtatctggaaaattgcaaaggtctaAAATTGGCTGCAGCTTACCTAATACGCTTGGTTATTCATCAGGGGATGTACATTCACATCATTCCCTGATGAAAAGAATTTCAAACCAGCTGGCTCTGGTCCATGATCAGCAGTTGATTCAAACCACTTTGGAACAAAATACTGTCAAAGTGCCTTAAACAAAACATTAGCAaggcaacaaattaaaatatctgGACTCCTCAGTTCCATTATCTGAGACATTCTTCTTTGAATAGATCACACTGATCCTCTTCATCCTCTGTATCTGGCAAGTTCCCCCACAGAAGAAAGTCAATACCTGAAATTAAATAACTTTCACCGTCAGTATtaatgttcagaatcagaatttcttcTCATGatcatgtcacgaaatttgttgttttgtggcggcatcacaatgcaaacattcatataaaccactttacaaaatcaataaaaagggtgcaagaaaagaaaaaagtcagggagtgcctttggttcattgattaatcaggaatctgatggcagcagggaagaagttgtccttgtgtcactgagttcttgtcttcaggctcctgtacccttttcccaatTATAGCTGAAGGAAGAGGGTGaaatgggtggtgagggtccttgaggatgctttcttaagacaccacctcttgtagatgtcctcaatagagtgaagactggtacctgtgatgtcgcaggcagtGTTAACAACCCACTGGAGCTTTTTATCTTGACCTGAGTGTTGGcaactccataccagacagtgatgcaacaagccatatgctctccacagtacacctctaGAAGTTTGAgaaagtcttcggtgacataccgaatctcctcaaactcctcacaaagtatagctgttggcgagccttcttcatgattgcgttgacatgaaggccccaggacagatcctcagagatgttgacacctaggattttgaagttcttgaccctctccacgagcGACCCCTCTACCGCTTTAATGCTCATTTCACATACAAAGTTAAAATAAATTATCtcaaaagttaaagaaatattttatttccttatttCTTGCTAGCACCGTAGCTCACCCCAGATCTACATCACTATTGCTCACCACATTCTTCTTCCTTTGCTCTACCATGCATGTTCAATCATTTGCTCCGTCTGCAACATGTAGCTGTTCCCatgcaaccccctcccccaatctttgCACCCACTAGTTCAAAGTCCTCAAATAAAACCAGAAGGGTTATGTTTTAAATAAACATTCAATTGAAATACTGAAATTAATAAGAATTTGGACCAACAGACACGGAGTTGCAGCCTTGTGAATAGGTTTGACTGGTCATGTCCCCTGacttccacctgaagtccacaaccatctccttggttttgctgaggttgagcacaaggttgttgtcgtattaccattcaacgagctgatctatctccctcctacgcttcctcattgccgtttgtgatcctgacgacaactgtggtgtcatcagcaaatttgtagatagcactggaattgtgtCAATATTTGCATTTCCATTTACTCCAAACATATAGTCACCTCCAAATtgagcaaagttttttttttatctacAGTACATTCATGGCTTTTAGTGGATTGCTTTGAAAAGTAATTTCTCAGCTCCACTGCATTCCATCCACAATTTTGCCCCTGATCTCGTTATTGAATGCTTTAATTGCACATTGAAAAATGCTGAGCTTTTAAGCTCATGTTTCCCTCCACTTTGGTTAAAGATGTTGATTCACATTGGGATATCGTTTCACAAGTTAATGGCAGCTACAGGCTATCAAGGAACAGTATGTGTTCAAAACAAATTGACAGTGGAAGACATTATAACCAGGGATGATCATCTCAACACCAGATATCCTCATTGGGGCTTTCTGGTTGGAGACCCTGAGTGGCAATTAGAATTGGGAGCCATCTCTAATTGCTTTTACTCCTATAAACATTGTTGCCATTTGTagtggcttctctctctctctctctctctctctctctctatctctctctcacttacaGCTCATATTACCAACATCACAAACTGCAGACTAAGCACCTGATATTCAGCACGTTTTTCACATGATTCCCCTTTCACTTTTGCCAAAtgacttattctgtgttctccaCCAGCAAAAGTCTCACTCTTaggaaaacaacaaaaaaagtagAGTATCCCCACCCATATACACTTTATATTTCTGTGAAAAGCTTGAGATTAGAAGGTTAGCAAagcgattagcgcaatgctgtcatAGCACCAGCGACCaaagttcaaatccagcactgtctagaaaggagtttgtacgttctccccgtgtctgcgtgtttctttccacccttcaaaacgtttgtaggttaattgggatgcaCATGCTTgtggggcagaatggcctgttaccatgcagtacatCTAAGTTTAAAAATTAGAAGCTCTCCATAGACAGTTGCAAATCCATTATACTGTAAAAAGCATCTAAACTTCTGATATGTGATAACATCACACATTTGTATTACAATATAACTAACCATAAAGGTAAGGATTCCTAAAAGTTTTTTGTGTGGTGGATATGAGAACACCAATtcccttgagcgtaaagccctgcaaaaggtagtggacacaccccaggacatcacaggcaaaactctccccaccatgccgtgaaagaggtatatgtgccacaagtctcgcaccaccaggttcaggaacagctgctgtccctccaccatcagactcctcaacaacaaactcaatcaggtatggtttttagactgcaatgtcagaaAAATCCGGGgggaaaattaacataattactgcccgtgtggtcATTCACtctgggcacctttttagactgcaagtacctgagtgaaTCAGTCtcggtggttggacgtgcagtagagagGATGACCATCAACGATTCTTtccggtacgatttacactgcaggcttcttcCAAAAGGTTGTAGGGGCCCTGCAGAATAAATCATGGTGcaagaattgactcaaaattcctgcatatTCCATTTTAGACTCCCCATGTAGTGGCAAAATTCTTTGATTTTACCATCACatgtctgcagtctaaaaaccataagggactcatttaaggactcttatttttgcactttattgttttttttcctctcagtattgcacagtttgtttacatttctttatttgtttacatgtgtactttgtgtacagttttttttgtgctaccactaagtggtaattctgtctggcacacaggaaaaaagaacctcagggttgtatatgatgtcatgtatgtactctaaatctaaataaatctaaaatctgaatcatTGTTTAATAAGATGGCTCCTCAAGATTAACAGGAAAGCAGATAGACAGTGTGCAAAAATTCAAATCTCTGCAATAATATTTGAGTTCATAGTCAACAGGCGAAACAATATTTCATGGTCCAATAAATAATAACAAGGCTATCAGCTCTCTGCGCAAGTACAATACCAGCTGTCTGGACAATGGAGGTacaattctgcagttttccaaacTCGGTTTGACAATATGCTTACCAGAGGAATCCAGTCTATTGACAGCATAGATCACCTGGCTGTGAAACATCCAGAAATGTCCATTGTTGCAGGAAAGCAGACAAGGTTTGCATGGTATGACCACATGGTAGCCAACAGCATTGCCACTGTAAATAAGAAGAATGTGGTGATTATGTAAGATTTGTTTCAGAGATGCTGCCAAAGGCAATACAATTATGTCTTTTTCCTTTTACGAAAAGCTTAATCATGAACATCTTGCGCATCAACAAAGTTAAAATCAATGCAATATATTCATTATATGTTCGAAATGAATACATTTTACATGATAGGAATATTAAAACATACTGCAATTCTTAAAAATGCTCAGGAATTAATGGCCTAATGGATAAAAGTGCAGGCATATATAATGGAAGGAATTTGTAACTAGATCTATGCCGCCACATCAATGACTGCATTGTTGCTGCCTTCTGCACCCGAGAGGAACATCAATTTTATCACCTTCACTACTAACTTCCACCTGGTCTTCAAATTCACATGGACTATCTCCAACACCCCTcttccctttctggatctctctgcctccatctcagaAGATATCAGCCATCCATTGACATTTACTGCAAACCCACCAACTTCCACAGCAGCCTAGACACCAcctcctcccaccctctctcttttAAGGATGccttttttctctctgcttctccatctccaccaTACCTGTTCTCAAGATGAGGCTTTCCACTCCAGAATATCTGAAATGTCCTCTGACTTCCCTCTTTTGGATCTAATGATGCCCTTAGCTGCATTTCCTTCATTACTTCTTTCACCCACCTCAACCCGGAACTTGGTCCTTATCATTCACCTGACCAACCTCCACATTCAGCACAACCTTCTTCACTATTTCTGCCAGTTACATCGCTATCCCACCACCAGTCATGTTTTCACTTCCTATTTTGCTTTCTACAGGGACCACTCTCTCCGGGTCTTCCTGGTTCACTCATTTATCAACACCTATCCCTCCCTGTGCCCGTGCACTTTTCCCTGCAAACATACAATGTGCAACACTCTTCCACACAGCTCCTTTTCCCATCACCATTCAGGAACTTAAACAGACTCATCCACTGCATTCAGTGCTGCTAGGGTGGCCTCCTCTATATTGGCGAGACCAAATGCAGAGCAGGCGGCCACTTTGCTGAGTGCCTTTGCTATGTTGGCAATAGCTATCTGAGTTCATGGCTGCAAGCCATTTTAACTCATCTCTTCATTCCCAGAATGACCTACCTGTCCTTGGCCTCCTCCATTACCAGGAAGAGGACAAAATACAAACTATAGGAACAGTGCTTCATATTCTGCTTGGGTCTCCTGCAGCCCAATAGCATGAGCATTGAACTCTCCACTTTCAGGTAACCTGCCCCTGCTCCGTTcatttctctcttattttgatCCACCCAGGTACAATCACATACATCCTTCATTCAAAACACTCCCCCAACTTCCCCCATCACCTtgtttctttcccttcccccacaTGATTTCATCTGCCTATCATCAACACACTCAACCTGCTGggtccccttatcccctcctcaACTGTTCCATCTCTCCATTATCTGGCACCAGACATCATCCTCATTCAACCCCTTGTTATCTCCAGTCACCAACTCCCAGTTTCTCTTGCTTTCTCCAGCATTCCTCCAATCTGATTCCCAGCTGCCCATCAATCCTTCCTCACCTGGATCCACCCATTACTTGCCAGCTCCAGCTTCACCCCTTCCTTTCACCTCTTTATACAGGCTACCTCAATTCCAGTGCAGGAACTCAACCCAAATTGTTGACcatccttttgcctccacagttgcagccagacctgctgagatcgtccAGTGGATTCTTTCTTGCTTCTGAGTCCAGCATCAGTGGATTCTTTTGTAGCAAAGCTATCATTTGCTGATCAAGTTATACTTGACGTCTTATGCTGCTAGCCATAGCTGGAGCCTCCCTGTACATGTATGAGGCCAGTACAAAGAGCACACAATAAAGAAATGGATGAAGAGGTAGAAAAGTGCATAGATTCAGCCAGGCTTGTCAAACAAGATCATGCACCTGAAAAGTCCATCTCCACTGTATGTATGGATAAGAGGAAATGATAAAGGCAGGTTGGCCAGCCAGACTAGTGAAAATTGGAGGGTTGAAGGAAACAGAAAAACTTGAAGGTACAAGGATTTTAAATTCATCACATGGTGGGTCAGTATGTCAATTTGAATGAGTGAGATTAAGTGCCGCTGAATGAGAGATAGCGAAGTTATGAAGTATGGAGATTGTTGGAGAAAACTAAACAACTATGGATCAACACTCAAAGTGGTTGTCATGCTGGTGGATCTTATAGTGGATCAGCAAGATTCATGAGtgacttaaaaatattttaatcattCTGAGTCTGGAGGAAGAAACAATGAACATAATCAACACAATTAGTCATtacagtttaaactaatttgccATATAAATGTTTTATgactgtgaattttttttttctttttaaaattaatttcatcCTGATAACAGAATTCAAGCATGAATTTATTATGCACTTATCACTTTCAATTTCAAAGGAATTGCTGTAATTCCCTTATTTGGATTAAAGCAATACAGCCAACAAACATATCAAGTAGATTATTTACAGAAACAGATTTAGTAAGTAAACAGATTATTTAAAGTAAATAgattatttctttcttcttctttggcttggcttcgcagacgaagatttatggagggggtaaatgtccacgtcagctgcaggctcgattgtggctgacaagtccgatgcgggacaggcagacacggttgcagcggttgcaggggaaaattggttggttggggttgggtgttgggtgttgggtttttcctcctttgtcttttgtcagtgaggtgggctctgcggtcttcttcaaaggaggttgctgcccgctgaaatgtgaggtgccaagatgcatggcttgaggcgaaatcagcccactggcggtggtcaatgtggcaggcaccaagagatttatttaggcagtccttgtacctcttctttggtgcacctctgtcacggtggccagtggagagctcgccatataacacgatcttgggaaggcgatggtcctccattctggagacgtgacccacccagcacagctggatcttcagcagcgtggactcgatgttgtcggcctctgccatctcgagtacttcgatgttagggatgaaggcgctccaatgaatgttgaggatggagcagagacaacgctggtggaagcgttctaggagccgtaggtgatgccagtagaggacccatgattcagagccgaacaagaAGCAAGTTTTTAAGGAAATGTATTTTTCTGGAGTCATCGATGAAGTAAACTGGATTTATTCACCATAGCAAAAAGGAATTTAATTTGGAATGAATGAAAATGAAAGCCAACAGatgcattgatttttaaaaaaatgtaatttaatattTCAATTTAGTTTAACTTTAATTTAGCCGTACAATGcaataacaggccattccggcccacgagcctgtgccatccaaataacctacaaccaccatgcattttgaaaggttggaggaaaccggagcatccggaggaaatgcacacagacacggggagaacatacaaacttcttacagacagcaccagattcaaaccccaggtgctctaacagcgttgcactaatcactacgctAACTGTATCACCCAACCACTACACTAAGCTTGCAAACTTAACACGATGTTCTAAAAACATTTTGGTAAATGATTTGTATGAAAATAATTGTGATCTTTTGTACGGTATTTGTGGTATTTATAAAATTCCAAATTCTCatacaattttaaatgtaatgCTGGTAAAAATCATATAAATAGTACGTACAACTCCACTCAGCTATTTATGAAGGGTTACGCATGGTGCAGAGTGACACAGTGGTGCAGAGTGGCACATGGTGCTGCTCTCTCAACAATTTGGCAACCAGGATTCACTTCCAGGATGTGGTGTTCTTTGTGTGGAACTTCCACTTTCTCACTGTGACCAGATGGGTTTCCCTGCatattctggtttcttcccatatccCTAAAGTTGCACTGGCTAGTAGGTTAATTATCCCCAGTGTAGGTGCCTGGTGGGATAATCAGGGGATGTGAATGAATGTGCTGGCAGAGTGGTCACAGAGGTAAGTTGGGGTCTCAATAAACACTCctgatccaaaacattgactgatcatttccacccatggattctctctccagcagctcattgtttgcccaATAAGTAGGGGGCAATGGAATTCATGGGATTGCTTCAAGCATCACCATATGAGAAATATATGAGAAATTAATTTCCTCAATGTATGTGATAAGAACCCTTGATCTTACCACAGGGTGGCAAggctagcgtagcagttagtgcaacgctgttacagcgtcagcaattgggactgatgtttgaatcccgtgctgtctgtaaggagtttattcatttttttccccatgtttgtgtgggttttttgcgggggctctggtttcctcccaccctgctaaatataccaggggttgtatGTCAACTGGGtgtcacgggcttgtgggccaaaaaggcctacAACTacactgtatatctaaattttaattttaattttctgacTGATATCAAAAGTCCATCCACTGAGTGAGTTGACAACTAAAGAACATTAATGAAAGCAAGAgaaataatttgtttttgttAAGAAATTCGAGGAAATGAAACAAACAAGAGTAGATAGAGTTTCAAGTAGATCAGCTAAAATCTAATTGAAGTGTTGGAACAGCTTCAAGGATCTGAATGGCCTTCCACTGATTTTATAAATTTGGAAGAATTACTGTGACTTCACTTGGTGATCAAGTTATTCTTGTCACGAGACAAAAGCAGACTCCAGACATTCAATCTTCTGCCAGGATTTAAGATTTCAAATTATAGATGAGAACAGACTTACCATTTTAAACATGCAATGTCCTTTATTTTACACTTGCAGCTTTCTGTGGAGTAGCAATTTCCAACAAAGTCCACGGCCCTATAATTTAGGTCAAGACAGCATAATTAACAGCTTCAATCTCTGTAACTCAGTAGGACATACCCAACTAGAGAGTTACACCAATATTCACACCAACATAATCGTCAAAGTAATGGCTATCACCTTTGAATTATTGAAGTTGTCTCAGCCTGAATAACAGGTGTTCCACATGCATTTACCAATTAGCACCCCACAATCTTTGTGGTAGTATtttcaagtgggttgacaatagGTGTGACCAGCCCCAACTGCAATAGCCTCAAGGTCAGATAAACCAATACTTCCATTGATGTTTAAGCAAAGGGAACTGGTTTGGATAGAAGCCAGGAAATTGCCAAAGTAAACAGAAGCATACCCAGCAATGAGAGGAAAAGAAGtagaaataaaatgctggagaaactcaactgattaaatagtgtactttatgtagaaagataaagatacataaccaacatttcgggcttgagcccttcattaaggtatgaaaaGATGTAGGCAGACTCCTGAACAGAAtgatgggggaagagggaggagctcAGTCCCAAAgaaaggaagtaataggtggataagggagtgaGGGCACAcgagcaaacagggggaggagggaaggctcagtgaatggagagggaaggggatggagagctagaggaaagaagacaacgAGAAAggtaagggagggagaatggagagtaggctagcagaaactggagaagtcgatgttgctGCAACTCAGTTGTAAAGTGCTCAACAGAAAAATcaagcattgttcctccaatttacaggtggtcttgaggccaaggacagacatgacagcatgggagtggggcatggaattgaactggttggccactgggagatctctgtcactgatgcggacagagtgaaggtgctcaattaagcaatctcccagcctgagcccagtctctccaatgtagagaaggccataaagggagCATCAACTGTAGTAGATAACTCCCATGGATacccaagtgaagtgttgcttcactttgaaaAGACTGCCTGGACCCCCGaacggtgatgagggaggaggtgatggTGCAATGTGGCACTTCCTGGGGCCAGAGGGGaaggtactggggggggggggggggggcaaaacaaatggtgggaagggatgagtggatgaaggaGTCACAGAAGGAGCAATCTCTCCACAACTTACGCTACTTGGCCTTAATCTTTCACAGACATTCCCATTATCCTGTCTACCtggccctcccccctcccctacccacccacccactctgcCACAGGACACCCAGCCTCAGACCTGTTCTTTAACTCATAACAATAGTCGGTCTAGTTGTGTTTCTGCTTAATGGTGACCATCAAGATATGGATGATTGGGAACTCAATTAAGCTAATATGAAAAGGCAAGGGAAAAATAGTTCTTATTTACATGGGGCTTGTAAGTTGTAATCTATGTATTCAAAGGAATAAACAAAAGTAATGAGCTGGTATAGGAGTTTAGGCCTCAACTTTaatcattttaataattttttttataaacactttACCTCGCATTTTGGCTTAAAAAATTACTATACATAACTGAAACTGATGAATATATTCACTTTGTTATGTTTCAGAAATGTCAGAACATACAGAATATCTAGTTTCACTCTGATGCTGGATGAGGTCAATTGTCATTCTCAACTCAGTTTACCATAGaaccatagcacagaaacaggccctttggcccatctggtcTATGCCATGCCATTATCAACAGTATTCCTGTTTTTAAATCACCAAAGGAAAAAGGAATGTACAGTctataaattcctaacctgtctGATCATGTTACttagtatattttaaaaatcatgaaCAATCATTACTTAGAATTCAgagcaggctcttcggcccaaaaAGCCTATATTTCTATTCTGCTGCGTGTCCCCTCCCACATTACTTCATTTGACTCCACCAAAATAATTTATTCCTTTTCGTATCTGgctgatcttttaaaaaaaacatgtgcCAATGGCTTTAACCTGTGACAGGAAGTGACATTTTTTCAAAAAGTCATTGAAGTATAATACCAGTCGAGCACCCCTTATCCGAAAACTGAAATGCTCCGAAGTCCAAAAACTTTTGATAAGGCCACaagaggaaaattccacatctGCCCATGCGGGGCTCTGACCGCTTGTTGATGCCAGTTTGTTAGCAATCACCAGACCCACGTTCATTACTCACTAGTGgttttttagactgcagacaCGTAACGGCACAATCGAGGAATTTTGCCGCTAGCAGTTTAAAAAAGAAATGTGCAGGAGTTTTGAGTAATTTCCTAAATCGCGATTTATCCtacaggacccctacaactttttgaaggaagcctgcagtgtaaatcatacccGAAAAAATTCATTGTCTGTTATCCATTCTATTGCACGTCCAGCCAGTGTGAACAAAgtaattatattaatttttttttagcgattttcccaatatttttttaaaaatccatccagcagaatttctagtatCTGGTGCTGCATTTaccttcttttgtaagcagagatcaaggtttttttttaattcatcctTGCCTAAAATGCCACGTTTGAGTGTAACAAGgcgttgaaaaaaataaaatacagtgaACTGTAATCTTTTGATTAAAACACAGCATGGGAGGTGGAGACTGAAAGCCTGCCGTTGTTCgttgttgttgtttaacagctgatacaggtattctgctgatgctcatgtagttccaaaatccggaaaaacaAATCCCAACTCGAAAACACTTTCGGTTCCAAGCATTTCGGAAAAAGGGGGTACTTGACTGTAAATCCTGTGATACAACATCGCTGAACAAAATGCGTAACATCACGTTCTGGTCC comes from Narcine bancroftii isolate sNarBan1 chromosome 5, sNarBan1.hap1, whole genome shotgun sequence and encodes:
- the LOC138765111 gene encoding protein FAM72A isoform X2, whose product is MSTVTFKNKLVALLCCKFCNHILCARGMRAVLLSDTDVELYSTDIPPTRAVDFVGNCYSTESCKCKIKDIACLKCGNAVGYHVVIPCKPCLLSCNNGHFWMFHSQVIYAVNRLDSSGIDFLLWGNLPDTEDEEDQCDLFKEECLR
- the LOC138765111 gene encoding protein FAM72A isoform X4, with product MSTVTFKNKLVALLCCKFCNHILCARGMRAVLLSDTDVELYSTDIPPTRAVDFVGNCYSTESCKCKIKDIACLKCGNAVGYHVVIPCKPCLLSCNNGHFWMFHSQVIYAVNRLDSSAASGATVRS
- the LOC138765111 gene encoding protein FAM72A isoform X1 codes for the protein MSTVTFKNKLVALLCCKFCNHILCARGMRAVLLSDTDVELYSTDIPPTRAVDFVGNCYSTESCKCKIKDIACLKCGNAVGYHVVIPCKPCLLSCNNGHFWMFHSQVIYAVNRLDSSGPLQPFGRSLQCKSYRKESLMVILSTARPTTETDSLRY